From Plasmodium chabaudi chabaudi strain AS genome assembly, chromosome: 12, the proteins below share one genomic window:
- a CDS encoding inner membrane complex protein 1g, putative (term=annotation;date=20140315;qualifier=removed_product=membrane skeletal protein, putative;qualifier=added_product=inner membrane complex protein 1g, putative;qualifier=added_gene_name=imc1g;qualifier=added_literature=pmid:15533999;curatorName=ucb@sanger.ac.uk;~;query 277-277;GPI_cleavage_site_score=0.3306;~pfam_scan;Pfam:PF12314.4; E()=8.9E-5;score=22.6;query 42-90;description=IMCp;~pfam_scan;Pfam:PF12314.4; E()=2.0E-18;score=66.4;query 89-178;description=IMCp;~iprscan;InterPro:IPR022086 : Inner membrane complex protein;Pfam:PF12314; score=1.1E-18;query 89-178;description=Inner membrane complex protein;~iprscan;InterPro:IPR022086 : Inner membrane complex protein;Pfam:PF12314; score=1.0E-4;query 42-91;description=Inner membrane complex protein), with protein sequence MCSTPNKLTCCSGDNVFDPTPNENDQFPQVVNKHLPSKVLEPIVQNKIIEVPKEVYLEKIVEVPQIKTVERIVEEIRPVVKYKNIYKTKTVYVEKIKNVDKIIYEEKIIEVPQIKTVEKVVEVPVYVDRERIIHVPKYMVVEKVIPVLKTTKKEIIKEIPEINCPDIDITEEVETEEEQKVDELKENETVSVSNDNDADILNNLHFENMNSQIMMNMGSTEDTTVDTIREDNYCATVSCKFIPPFGDFPKMHGSMCKGFPEREKRFSNMNIYATKDNSLPKIRISKTPNVVQRGFYCN encoded by the coding sequence ATGTGTTCTACACCCAATAAATTAACCTGTTGCTCTGGCGACAACGTTTTTGATCCCACcccaaatgaaaatgatcaATTCCCACAAGTGGTAAATAAACACTTACCATCAAAAGTTTTAGAGCCAATtgttcaaaataaaattattgaaGTTCCTAAAGAGgtatatttagaaaaaatagtagAAGTTCCTCAAATAAAAACTGTTGAAAGAATAGTAGAAGAAATAAGACCAGTTGTTAagtacaaaaatatttataaaactaAAACAGTATatgttgaaaaaattaaaaatgttgataaaataatttatgaagaaaaaattattgaagTTCCCCAAATTAAAACTGTTGAAAAGGTTGTCGAAGTACCAGTATATGTAGACAGAGAACGAATTATTCATGTACCAAAATATATGGTTGTTGAGAAAGTTATACCTGTATTaaaaacaacaaaaaaagaaatcaTTAAAGAAATCCCTGAAATAAATTGCCCAGACATTGATATAACAGAAGAAGTAGAAACAGAAGAAGAACAAAAAGTTGAcgaattaaaagaaaatgaaaccGTAAGTGTTTCCAATGATAATGATGctgatatattaaataatttacatttCGAAAACATGAACTCacaaataatgatgaatatGGGATCTACCGAAGATACAACTGTTGATACTATACGTGAAGACAACTATTGTGCAACAGTAAGTTGTAAATTTATACCACCCTTTGGCGATTTCCCAAAAATGCATGGATCAATGTGCAAAGGATTCCCAGAACGAGAAAAACGTTTTtcaaatatgaatatatacgCAACAAAAGATAATTCTCTTCCTAAAATAAGAATTTCAAAAACTCCAAATGTAGTTCAAAGAGGTTTTTATTGTAACTAG
- a CDS encoding conserved protein, unknown function (term=annotation;date=20180503;qualifier=removed_product=conserved Plasmodium protein, unknown function;qualifier=added_product=conserved protein, unknown function;curatorName=ucb@sanger.ac.uk), with protein sequence MLLLKVLSLLLVISLKCLMAHRVNTRFQSLFLHTQLSSKSNNGNIIKYKRDISLHAVPKKKSSHRDTRRRKVAWMRKNPAKLYRTSSYDMDEIMRYTDRKLTSHYTTRDNWLNLPSTTLINDFFLFREIRN encoded by the exons ATGTTGCTTTTAAAAGTGTTATCACTTCTTTTAGTAATTAGTTTGAAGTGTTTAATGGCACATCGAGTTAACACCCGTTTTCAAAGCCTTTTCTTACATACACAATTAAGTTCAAAAAGTAATAATGGCAATATAATCAAGTACAAGAGAGATATTTCATTGCATGCTGTCccaaagaaaaaaagttCCCATAGAGATACCAGAAGAAGAAAAGTAGCATGGATGAGAAAAAACCCAGCTAAATTGTATAGG ACTAGTTCTTATGATATGGACGAAATAATGAGGTACACAGACAGGAAGCTAACATCACATTATACAACCAGAGATAATTGGCTAAATCTCCCTTCCACAACATTAATAAACGATTTCTTTCTGTTCAGAGAAATAAGAAACTAA
- a CDS encoding WD repeat-containing protein, putative (term=annotation;date=20150629;qualifier=removed_product=conserved Plasmodium protein, unknown function;qualifier=added_product=wd repeat-containing protein, putative;qualifier=added_literature=pmid:26043001;curatorName=ucb@sanger.ac.uk;~;query 1396-1396;GPI_cleavage_site_score=0.51600003;~pfam_scan;Pfam:PF00400.28; E()=0.013;score=16.2;query 280-315;description=WD40;~iprscan;InterPro:IPR036322 : WD40-repeat-containing domain superfamily;Superfamily:SSF50978; score=1.19E-10;query 8-259;description=WD40-repeat-containing domain superfamily;~iprscan;InterPro:IPR036322 : WD40-repeat-containing domain superfamily;Superfamily:SSF50978; score=2.29E-18;query 167-514;description=WD40-repeat-containing domain superfamily;~iprscan;InterPro:IPR036322 : WD40-repeat-containing domain superfamily;Superfamily:SSF50978; score=1.37E-15;query 739-1329;description=WD40-repeat-containing domain superfamily;~iprscan;InterPro:IPR001680 : WD40 repeat;SMART:SM00320; score=0.65;query 906-945;description=WD40 repeat;~iprscan;InterPro:IPR001680 : WD40 repeat;SMART:SM00320; score=19.0;query 984-1030;description=WD40 repeat;~iprscan;InterPro:IPR001680 : WD40 repeat;SMART:SM00320; score=25.0;query 1284-1327;description=WD40 repeat;~iprscan;InterPro:IPR001680 : WD40 repeat;SMART:SM00320; score=0.072;query 197-236;description=WD40 repeat;~iprscan;InterPro:IPR001680 : WD40 repeat;SMART:SM00320; score=130.0;query 725-763;description=WD40 repeat;~iprscan;InterPro:IPR001680 : WD40 repeat;SMART:SM00320; score=20.0;query 338-374;description=WD40 repeat;~iprscan;InterPro:IPR001680 : WD40 repeat;SMART:SM00320; score=0.14;query 275-316;description=WD40 repeat;~iprscan;InterPro:IPR001680 : WD40 repeat;SMART:SM00320; score=19.0;query 1215-1256;description=WD40 repeat), whose product MDSIKRICANHGVKCIHFLSPNLVCISFGNIIKIINIINKDILLEYAVSNSSNIYGLIYKKYDENRGILICHGVHKIYAYKLCITNYKCTLKLISKYCLNKWILKIKFLNCSKKKDYTLIICLSNGSAVLLDIYNRMILQKWKFNDIFLLYSADIYIKKKKNYKVIIAGGTPFNKILLWSIKIAKKNTENEKKNIISLEHYQELKGHRGIIFKVKFFKKSKYLGSVSDDREGIIWSKIVSKENSRTIKREHNEELSKMNYNNKFNQDEDSNFLLYYKIDTVLTGHDARVWDIEMCKHKNKIYFVTCSEDSTCIIYELKDKTKTNDINDKNVCRQTGISFKYSSTCSGSIRFILFNPTYRILLSGFDNGSVHFVSFYKLIKNNSKINSIKNEEANNENQPEHIDEQSSSLCYYDDQILKKKNMIHFLDESLNKELEKTNDWVRSINHINMSNIIICTNFGKIYILKASEIKNRLTLLHKIDDKNCLLTCLTFYGLNYICLGFSNGYSSFLFLSNNNLANSSDNNNIANSNIIFSKYFKCFSHRVSDINIIPLSTLSYKKVTSSDEYQHLVDILYLNLKKGASSNTKQGLSNFNNTASDNSTFYKVMYNNEMEADCERNNMEPLVSNFLLTPVDHTGNIKFFGIQNENGKINFFELSETFIDVKNKKSKIISFNYALREKKTKHESQNSLNIIIFLGDEYGCIFIIYLKIPIQIYEKKRIYDFEKITIKYKDKLRVHGNRKVFDIKIIDGFIYSCGQNGNIIKYQLYKNKIYTLYKLCLIKIPYYSSIYKLIPIFINTTKGSVSEPDCRGNESGVLTSGPANNEAYSQEDNIHNIVVCCFKEKKFVLYDLKNKIEYISVECGGFRRPLSIFMKYTNNLMKTFSFCFCKEKNIFFYFKELNQNKSNIIPYNQIYINADFHTKSISSILWINKNYFVTCSEDGTIKILFTKRIKQSQESNHDILDPKKDHTENDGKKKYNHKNYMQHRIEVVQNVYNHNEPIFSICFLKNSFYNFRSLRFLTSVGAKNSINLFYIFMNNNKIPIIYHIEKLKVPIFSSNLRFLCVEGTYKISDQTENNYVIHFDIFIGTSMGHIFRYNNGIYEFKIYKNIVFSKIQKRASLTNSYNLHSTILSISLTSIITNKTGCQLKDVKNNIHSEPNIEGGNHIPSDVLQKLDPNELHLFVKKKQNKKWNNKEMHNILVSGLNNGHVYIYHVEEDKMDFLKKIKVHQNGINKIAIKKKNNILHIFTCGDDQSVNILTIKVKDKIKNENSSNKINQDMTNNCSIQKRFRIFILQNTNMPNSHYSSIRSIVNFSNYVITTSWDQYIFIWKISKWNFNKSGNVNEKENKNKHAITLYNFKRFKMAVYDVSCLNYLVIKKKKILKSGKHSQQNYRRKVYLSVAGTNGSIECFSLCLVK is encoded by the coding sequence ATGGATAGCATAAAAAGGATTTGTGCTAACCATGGGGTAAAATGCATACACTTTTTGAGCCCCAATTTAGTATGTATTTCTTTTggtaatattataaaaataataaatataataaataaagatatattattagaaTATGCAGTTTCAAATAGTAGCAATATATATGGACtgatttataaaaaatatgatgagAATAGAGGCATATTAATTTGTCATGGagtacataaaatatatgcttaCAAATTGTGCATAACCAATTACAAGTGCACTTTAAAACTGATCTCTAAGTACTGCCTAAACAAATGGattctaaaaataaagtttttaaattgtagcaaaaaaaaagactaTACCCtaattatatgtttaaGTAATGGATCTGCTGTACTATTAGACATATATAACCGTATGATCTTacaaaaatggaaatttaatgatatatttttattatatagtgctgatatttatataaaaaaaaaaaaaaattataaagttATAATAGCTGGAGGGACACCCTTCAATAAGATATTACTATGGAGTATAAaaattgcaaaaaaaaatacagaaaatgaaaaaaaaaacattatttcACTAGAACATTATCAAGAATTAAAAGGACATAGAGGTATCATATTTAAAgtgaaattttttaaaaaatcaaagTATCTTGGTTCAGTATCTGATGATAGAGAAGGTATAATATGGTCTAAAATAGTAAGCAAAGAGAATAGTAGAACAATCAAAAGAGAGCATAATGAAGAATTgtcaaaaatgaattataataataagttTAATCAAGATGAAGattctaattttttgttatattataaaatagatACTGTACTAACTGGACATGATGCTAGAGTATGGGATATCGAAATGTGCAAacataaaaacaaaatttattttgttacaTGTAGTGAAGATTCAACATGTATTATATACGAACTAAaagataaaacaaaaacaaacgatattaatgataaaaatgtgtgTAGACAAACTGGAatatcttttaaatattcaagCACATGTTCAGGGTCAATtcgatttattttatttaatccAACTTATAGGATCCTACTTTCAGGGTTTGATAATGGTTCTGTGCATTTTGTTTcgttttataaattaataaaaaataattcaaaaataaattctatcaaaaatgaagaagctaataatgaaaatcaACCAGAACATATCGATGAACAAAGCTCAAGTCTTTGTTATTATGATGaccaaattttaaaaaaaaaaaatatgatacattttttagatgagagtttaaataaagaattagaaaaaacaaatgattGGGTTAGATCtataaatcatataaatatgagtaatataataatttgcacaaattttggaaaaatatatattttaaaagctagcgaaataaaaaatagattaACACTGTTACATAAAATAGACGacaaaaattgtttattaacatgtttaactttttatgggctaaattatatttgtctTGGATTTAGTAATGGATATTCttcttttctatttttatcaaataataatctaGCCAATTCGAGtgataataacaatatagCCAATTCAAACATTAtcttttcaaaatattttaaatgctTTTCACATCGAGTAAGCGACATCAATATCATTCCGCTATCTACTttaagttataaaaaagttacATCCTCTGATGAATATCAACATCTAGTGGATATCCTATACTTGAACCTAAAAAAAGGTGCATCTAGTAACACAAAACAAGGCCTCTCCAATTTTAACAACACAGCATCTGATAACTCTACATTTTACAAGGTCATGTACAATAATGAAATGGAAGCAGATTGTGAACGGAACAATATGGAACCTCTTGTTTCGAATTTTTTACTAACACCAGTTGATCACAcaggaaatataaaattttttggaatacaaaatgaaaatgggaaaataaatttttttgaactATCTGAAACATTTATAGatgtgaaaaataaaaaatcaaaaataatatcctTCAATTATGCattaagagaaaaaaaaacaaaacatgAATCTCAAAATAGtttgaatattataatatttttaggtGATGAGTATggttgtatttttattatttatttaaaaattcctatacaaatatatgaaaaaaaaagaatatacgattttgaaaaaattactattaaatataaagacaAGTTACGGGTTCATGGTAATCGAAAAGTCTTtgacataaaaataattgatgGATTCATATATTCTTGTGGtcaaaatggaaatataataaaatatcaattatataaaaataaaatatatacattatataaattatgctTGATTAAAATTCCATATTATTCCTCTATTTATAAGTTAATTCCAATATTCATTAATACTACAAAGGGATCAGTATCTGAACCTGATTGTAGAGGGAACGAAAGTGGGGTTCTCACATCTGGGCCTGCTAATAACGAAGCTTACTCTCAAGAAGAcaatattcataatatagTTGTTTGCTGCTTTAAGGAAAagaaatttgttttatacgatttaaaaaataaaattgaatatatatcagTAGAATGTGGAGGTTTTAGAAGGCCTTTaagtatttttatgaaatatacaaataatttgatGAAAACGTTTtccttttgtttttgtaaagaaaaaaatatatttttttattttaaagagttgaatcaaaataaatcaaatattataccatacaatcaaatttatataaatgccGATTTTCATACTAAAAGTATTTCTTCCATTCTATGGATAAACAAAAACTATTTTGTTACCTGCTCAGAGGATGGGActatcaaaattttatttaccaAACGAATTAAACAATCCCAAGAATCGAATCATGACATACTAGACCCCAAAAAAGATCATACAGAAAATGATggcaaaaaaaagtataatcataaaaattatatgcaaCACCGAATTGAGGTAGTTCAAAATGTCTACAATCATAATGAAccaattttttctatttgttttttaaaaaattcattttataattttcgaAGTCTTCGATTTTTAACAAGTGTTGGAGCAAAAAATTCTATcaatcttttttatatttttatgaataataataaaattccaattatatatcatatagaaaaattaaaggtTCCTATTTTTTCGAGTAATCTTCGATTTTTATGTGTTGAAGGAacttataaaatatcagATCAAacagaaaataattatgtcatccattttgatatatttataggaACATCTATGGGTCATATATTTAGATATAATAATggtatatatgaatttaaaatatataaaaatattgttttttcaaaaatacaaaaacgTGCAAGCTTAACGAATTCGTACAATTTGCACAGCACAATACTGTCAATCAGTCTGACCAGCATTATCACGAATAAAACAGGATGCCAATTGAAAGAcgtgaaaaataatatacattcCGAACCAAATATAGAAGGGGGCAATCACATTCCCAGTGATGTACTTCAAAAGTTAGACCCAAATGAGTTGCACCTGTtcgttaaaaaaaaacaaaacaaaaaatggaataacaaagaaatgcataatatattagtgTCCGGACTAAATAATGGacatgtttatatatatcatgttgaagaagataaaatggattttctaaaaaaaattaaagtaCATCAAAAtggaattaataaaatagctattaaaaaaaaaaataatattttacatatttttacatgtGGGGATGATCAATCTGTTAATATACTTACCATAAAAgttaaagataaaataaaaaatgaaaatagtaGCAACAAAATTAATCAAGACATGACTAACAATTGTAGTATACAAAAACGATttagaatttttattttacaaaatacaAACATGCCTAATTCACATTATTCATCAATTAGGTCAATCGTAAATTTCTCAAACTATGTCATAACAACATCTTGGGATCAGTACATATTCATATGGAAAATAAGTAAGTGGAATTTCAACAAATCAGGCAATGTAaatgaaaaggaaaataaaaataaacatgcTATTACcctatataattttaaaaggtTCAAAATGGCGGTTTACGATGTTTCATGCTTAAACTATTTagttattaaaaagaaaaagattttaaaaagtgGAAAACATAGCCAACAAAATTACAGGCGCAAAGTGTACTTATCCGTTGCTGGCACAAATGGGAGCATCGAGTGTTTCTCATTATGCCTGGTCAAGTAA
- a CDS encoding NIMA related kinase 2, putative (pfam_scan;Pfam:PF00069.21; E()=1.9E-68;score=230.5;query 10-267;description=Pkinase;~iprscan;InterPro:IPR011009 : Protein kinase-like;Superfamily:SSF56112; score=3.78E-81;query 7-270;description=Protein kinase-like domain superfamily;~iprscan;InterPro:IPR000719 : Protein kinase, core;Prosite:PS50011; score=47.721;query 10-267;description=Protein kinase domain;~iprscan;InterPro:IPR000719 : Protein kinase, core;SMART:SM00220; score=3.6E-83;query 10-267;description=Protein kinase domain;~iprscan;InterPro:IPR000719 : Protein kinase, core;Pfam:PF00069; score=4.9E-68;query 10-267;description=Protein kinase domain;~iprscan;PIRSF:PIRSF000654; score=1.4E-39;query 3-272;description=null;~iprscan;InterPro:IPR001245 : Tyrosine protein kinase;PRINTS:PR00109; score=1.4E-9;query 86-99;description=Serine-threonine/tyrosine-protein kinase, catalytic domain;~iprscan;InterPro:IPR001245 : Tyrosine protein kinase;PRINTS:PR00109; score=1.4E-9;query 191-213;description=Serine-threonine/tyrosine-protein kinase, catalytic domain;~iprscan;InterPro:IPR001245 : Tyrosine protein kinase;PRINTS:PR00109; score=1.4E-9;query 126-144;description=Serine-threonine/tyrosine-protein kinase, catalytic domain;~iprscan;InterPro:IPR017441 : Protein kinase, ATP binding site;Prosite:PS00107; score=1.0;query 16-38;description=Protein kinase, ATP binding site;~iprscan;InterPro:IPR008271 : Serine/threonine protein kinase, active site;Prosite:PS00108; score=1.0;query 132-144;description=Serine/threonine-protein kinase, active site) yields MSKPKKIGAYDVVKTIGRGSFGIVTAVKNERGEIFVVKQLDISCMNHKEKMNVISELKALIEVSAHPFIVKYKEAFIEDGTLCVAMDYCSKGDLKKYIKRAKEMKAIIPENKIRRWLLQIITAIKFIHEKKLIHRDLKCNNIFLDENEKAKIGDFGLAKLLEKTDQTNTLCGTVGYMAPEVCKNMPYSYSADIWSIGVILYELISLRHPFKSKNGNMLSIVQKVCEEQPDPLPNNYSKDLRNLCYWMMAKRSEKRPTVYDIIGTEYFQDEVNLLKNEIIQGKEK; encoded by the exons atgtctaAACCCAAGAAAATAGGGGCTTATGATGTCGTAAAAACAATTGGACGGGGATCATTTGGAATTGTTACAGCAGTTAAAAATGAACGAGGGGAAAT atTTGTTGTTAAGCAGCTAGACATATCGTGCATGAATCATAAGGAAAAGATGAATGTGATAAGCGAGTTAAAG GCTCTGATTGAAGTATCAGCACACCCATTTATTGTCAAATATAAAGAGGCATTTATTGAAGACGGGACTTTATGTGTCGCTATGGATTATTGTTCAA AGGGAGacttgaaaaaatatataaaaagggCAAAAGAAATGAAGGCAATTATTccagaaaataaaattagaaGATGGTTACTACAGATAATTACagcaataaaatttatacacGAAAAAAAGCTTATCCATCGag atttaaaatgtaataatatatttttagatgaaaatgaaaaagccAAGATCGGGGATTTTGGGTTAGCAAAGCTTTTGGAAAAAACGGATCAAACAAACACACTATGTGGGACTGTTGGTTATATGGCCCCCGAAGTTTGCAAa aATATGCCATATAGCTATTCGGCAGATATATGGTCTATAGGGGTAATCCTATATGAACTCATTTCATTAAGGCATCCATTTAAATCGAAAAATGGAAACATGCTTTCAATTGTTCAGAAGGTTTGCGAAGAGCAG CCTGATCCACTtccaaataattattccaAGGATTTGCGAAATTTGTGCTACTGGATGATGGCCAAACGTTCTGAGAAAAGACCAACAGTCTATGATATTATTGGGACTGAATATTTTCAGGATGAAGTaaatttattgaaaaatgaaattatcCAAGGGAAAGAAAAGTAA
- a CDS encoding RNA methyltransferase, putative (query 350-350;GPI_cleavage_site_score=0.3306;~pfam_scan;Pfam:PF00588.15; E()=3.3E-22;score=79.1;query 223-362;description=SpoU_methylase;~iprscan;InterPro:IPR001537 : tRNA/rRNA methyltransferase, SpoU;Pfam:PF00588; score=3.6E-22;query 223-362;description=tRNA/rRNA methyltransferase, SpoU type;~iprscan;InterPro:IPR029028 : Alpha/beta knot methyltransferases;Superfamily:SSF75217; score=8.5E-26;query 207-364;description=Alpha/beta knot methyltransferases): protein MKISANIIRKYVGSNKYMCSFPFFDIHHKLGNSIKNNHSVFRFNDKIVTLYSTLNENSKQNKDELTSIDSSLNPHWIGMEQSEVYKKVVKEEQKKIDYIKKNSENNEYLSISKRSKLMKYIIRLRKKSNFRKKNNAFFVKGTKTIMNLSRDHNLNMEVVLSNSKTFLKYFKDKCNKLYYVNNDILNYIFLDSLKFMKDKNYDSVAIVKMPNIENTKTEKKIKFLLALDRIRYAYNLGKILNIAYSMNIDFIFYIHNTVDPYNHQVMDITSGKHLFIPYSVGSYNELNQFCEQNNLVPIVAHTNGMTPQSILKNITNQGVCLILGNESTGPHKDIFSFAKPVCLPMHEMTNSLNVSVAAGILIHYLKNGL, encoded by the exons atgaaaatatcagcaaatataataagGAAATATGTAGgaagtaataaatatatgtgttCATTTCCCTTTTTTGATATTCATCACAAATTGGGTAAtagcataaaaaataatcatagTGTATTCCgttttaatgataaaatagttACATTATATAGTACCCTTAACGAAAAtagtaaacaaaataaagatgaaCTAACTTCAATTGATTCGAGTTTAAATCCACACTGGATTGGGATGGAGCAAAGTGAAGTATATAAGAAAGTTGTTAAAgaagaacaaaaaaaaatagactatataaaaaaaaatagcgaaaataatgaatatttaagTATATCTAAAAGATCAAAacttatgaaatatataatacgattaagaaaaaaaagtaattttcgaaaaaaaaataatgcattttttgttaaaggTACAAAAACAATTATGAATTTATCAAGAgatcataatttaaatatggaAGTTGTTTTATCTAATtcaaaaacatttttaaaatatttcaaagaCAAATGTAATAAGCtatattatgtaaataatgatatattaaattatatatttttagattctttaaaatttatgaaagataaaaattatgattcTGTAGCTATAGTAAAAATGccaaatatagaaaatacaaaaacagaaaaaaaaataaaatttttattagcaTTAGATCGAATTAGATATGCATATAACCTTgggaaaatattaaatatagcTTATTCAATGAATAtcgattttatattttatattcataatacaGTAGATCCATACAATCATCAAGTTATGGATATAACTAGTGGgaaacatttatttattccttACAGTGTTGGATCCtataatgaattaaatcAATTTTgcgaacaaaataatttagttCCGATTGTGGCACACACAAATGGTATGACACCACAatccattttaaaaaatataactaaTCAAGGAGTATGTCTTATTTTAGGAAATGAATCAACAGGTCCTCACAAGGACATTTTCTCGTTTGCAAAACC aGTCTGCTTGCCAATGCATGAAATGACCAACTCGCTTAATGTGTCGGTGGCTGCGGGAATTCTCATACACTACCTTAAAAAtggattataa